In one Bryobacteraceae bacterium genomic region, the following are encoded:
- a CDS encoding M48 family peptidase, whose product MQVQSAILFETAEELYARIFRELRPAAPLPALEIRYKPFANANSSIRLRDGRLEVRISDVLATAPAPIQEALAYILLSKLFRRPVPPVHLHCYRRWLLRADVRRRIQALRAERGRKYVSGPLGETYNLDEIFDELNLRFFHGLMSKPQLGWSRRPSRTLLGHYDPSHNAIVLSRSLDSPAVPRLAAEYVLYHEMLHLRHPVEHRGARRCVHTPEFKRAEAEFPHLAEAKRLLKAI is encoded by the coding sequence ATGCAAGTCCAGAGCGCCATCCTGTTCGAGACGGCCGAGGAACTGTATGCGCGTATCTTCCGGGAACTGCGCCCGGCCGCCCCGCTGCCCGCGCTGGAGATCCGGTACAAGCCTTTCGCCAACGCCAACAGCTCGATTCGGCTCCGCGACGGGCGGCTCGAGGTCAGGATTTCCGACGTTCTCGCCACCGCGCCGGCGCCGATCCAGGAAGCGCTCGCCTACATTCTGCTGAGCAAACTGTTCCGGCGGCCGGTTCCGCCCGTCCATTTGCACTGCTACCGGCGCTGGCTGCTTCGCGCCGACGTCCGGCGGCGAATTCAGGCGCTGCGCGCCGAGCGGGGCCGGAAGTACGTGAGCGGACCGCTTGGGGAAACGTACAATCTGGACGAGATTTTCGACGAATTGAACCTGCGTTTTTTCCACGGATTGATGTCGAAACCGCAACTCGGCTGGAGCCGGCGCCCATCGCGGACGCTGCTCGGGCACTACGATCCATCGCACAACGCGATCGTCCTGAGCCGGTCCCTGGACAGCCCGGCGGTGCCTCGCCTCGCCGCCGAATACGTGCTGTATCACGAGATGCTGCACCTGCGGCACCCGGTGGAGCATCGCGGGGCGCGGCGTTGCGTCCACACGCCGGAGTTCAAGCGCGCGGAAGCCGAATTCCCGCACCTGGCGGAAGCAAAACGGCTTTTGAAAGCCATTTGA
- a CDS encoding BON domain-containing protein, with translation MSHFLSSVRLFILLFLVLGVIPAALPGKSPAAPARTARAGLSDDALAAAIRARFAKSKINADHFQVRVEGGVAIIEGKTGVIQRKGTATRLAKLAGAKAVRNNIEVSEAARAKARGTLQEGRRRAQVRRDEGR, from the coding sequence ATGAGTCATTTTCTTTCATCCGTACGCCTGTTCATTCTCTTGTTCCTCGTGCTTGGCGTCATCCCGGCGGCGCTCCCCGGCAAGAGCCCAGCCGCGCCGGCAAGGACGGCTCGGGCGGGCCTTTCCGACGACGCGTTGGCGGCAGCGATCCGGGCGCGCTTCGCGAAATCGAAGATCAACGCCGACCACTTCCAGGTGCGTGTCGAAGGCGGCGTGGCGATCATTGAGGGCAAAACCGGCGTCATCCAGCGGAAGGGAACGGCGACACGGCTGGCCAAACTGGCTGGGGCGAAGGCCGTCCGCAACAACATCGAAGTCTCGGAGGCGGCGCGGGCAAAGGCGCGCGGCACTTTGCAGGAGGGCCGGCGCCGAGCTCAGGTGCGACGCGACGAGGGCCGCTAG
- a CDS encoding alpha/beta hydrolase-fold protein gives MLRPACLVCLAFCLPALCQTPAPQPAAKAGRRVRTPPPTRDPNTPGYVKSKELPDGQAPSPKQNGNFVIGPTHNPAPEMAVKEGVPQGDVHEFTMESTDSRIYPGIARRQGTFAQPDPDKPGQVIVDSYPAPYTRKVAVYVPKQYKPGSVAPFIVGADGPDRSLFVALDNLIHEKRVPVMIAISIGNGSGDAQGSERGHEYDTMSGLYAQFVETEVLPEVEKRFNVKLTKNPEGRATMGCSSGAAAAFTMAWYRPDLYHRVLSYSGTYVYQQWPYNAETPHGAWDYHEKIIPESPKKPLRIWMHVSDRDNLITRDEYHDWVLANERMAKVLADKGYPYQFVFAKNASHCDRAVKAQTLPLALEYVWRGYKP, from the coding sequence ATGCTTCGACCCGCTTGCCTCGTTTGCCTTGCCTTTTGCCTACCCGCGCTCTGCCAGACACCGGCCCCGCAGCCGGCGGCAAAAGCCGGCCGCCGTGTGCGGACGCCGCCTCCCACGCGCGACCCGAACACGCCCGGGTACGTGAAGTCAAAGGAATTGCCGGATGGCCAGGCGCCGTCTCCCAAGCAGAACGGCAACTTCGTGATCGGGCCGACGCACAACCCCGCCCCGGAGATGGCGGTAAAGGAAGGGGTCCCGCAGGGCGACGTTCACGAGTTCACGATGGAGTCCACCGACAGCAGGATTTACCCCGGCATCGCGCGGAGGCAGGGCACGTTCGCCCAGCCGGACCCGGACAAGCCGGGGCAGGTAATCGTCGACAGCTACCCGGCGCCCTACACGCGCAAGGTGGCGGTGTATGTGCCGAAGCAGTACAAGCCGGGAAGCGTAGCGCCGTTTATCGTAGGAGCCGACGGACCGGACCGGTCTTTGTTCGTGGCGCTCGACAACCTGATCCACGAGAAGCGCGTGCCGGTGATGATCGCGATTTCGATTGGCAACGGCAGCGGCGACGCGCAGGGCAGCGAACGCGGCCACGAGTACGACACCATGTCCGGCCTCTACGCGCAGTTCGTCGAGACCGAAGTGCTGCCGGAGGTGGAGAAGCGCTTCAACGTGAAGCTGACCAAGAATCCGGAAGGCCGCGCAACGATGGGATGCAGTTCCGGCGCGGCGGCGGCGTTCACTATGGCGTGGTATCGCCCGGATCTGTACCATCGCGTACTGAGCTACTCGGGCACCTACGTGTACCAGCAATGGCCCTACAATGCGGAGACCCCGCACGGCGCGTGGGACTATCACGAAAAGATCATCCCGGAGAGCCCGAAGAAGCCGCTGCGAATCTGGATGCACGTGAGCGACCGCGACAACCTGATCACGCGCGATGAATACCACGACTGGGTGCTCGCCAACGAGCGCATGGCGAAGGTGCTGGCGGACAAGGGGTACCCGTATCAGTTCGTGTTCGCGAAGAACGCGTCACATTGCGACCGGGCGGTGAAGGCGCAGACGCTGCCACTTGCGCTCGAGTACGTGTGGCGCGGGTACAAGCCGTAG
- a CDS encoding tetratricopeptide repeat protein has translation MLPVFALFLLAEDCSRTVAEAKRAFDARHFEAAESAFARAEAACPPQAELYLAHGQVLYLLGKEIEAEGRMRAAVEADLQNTAALYALGRLYYQQKRYPEAIARLKRVVDLDPDHHRAWDNLGLCYDALNQDREALRHFFRALDIVMKKHPDYDWAHANLADFFLRREQYEKAFQLAAEAANRNPGSARNAFLTGKALVKLGKEELSLRWLEQAVKLDSDYSEAWYLLAQAYRKDGRKDDATQALVKFKEAQARNPTRR, from the coding sequence ATGCTACCCGTGTTTGCGCTGTTCCTGCTCGCGGAGGACTGCTCGCGGACCGTGGCCGAGGCGAAGCGGGCATTCGACGCGCGGCATTTCGAAGCGGCCGAATCGGCGTTTGCCCGGGCGGAGGCGGCCTGCCCGCCGCAGGCGGAACTCTATCTCGCCCACGGCCAGGTGCTCTACCTGCTCGGCAAGGAGATCGAGGCGGAGGGCAGAATGCGCGCTGCCGTGGAGGCCGATCTGCAGAACACCGCGGCGCTCTACGCGCTCGGCCGGCTCTATTACCAGCAGAAGCGCTACCCGGAGGCGATTGCCCGCCTGAAGCGCGTGGTGGATCTCGACCCCGATCATCATCGCGCCTGGGATAATCTCGGGCTCTGCTACGATGCGCTGAACCAGGATCGCGAAGCCCTCCGCCATTTCTTCCGCGCCCTCGATATCGTGATGAAGAAGCACCCGGACTATGACTGGGCGCATGCCAACCTCGCCGACTTCTTCCTCCGCCGTGAACAGTACGAAAAGGCGTTCCAACTCGCCGCCGAAGCCGCCAACCGCAATCCCGGCTCCGCCCGCAACGCGTTTCTCACAGGGAAGGCGCTCGTCAAGCTCGGGAAAGAGGAGCTCAGCCTCCGCTGGCTCGAGCAGGCCGTCAAGCTGGACTCCGATTATTCCGAAGCCTGGTACCTTCTGGCGCAGGCCTACCGCAAGGACGGCCGCAAGGACGATGCCACCCAGGCCCTTGTCAAATTCAAGGAAGCCCAGGCCAGGAATCCCACCCGACGCTGA